From the genome of Candidatus Nanopelagicales bacterium:
CCAGGAGCTGATCCAGCGTCTCGTCATGCCAGGGCATGTGCACGACTTGTCCCGCGGACACGAATGGGTGCCATAGACCGGATCCGGCCAGCCTGTTGTCCGCCAGGCTCAGGATTCCCCCTTCCCACCGCGCAGCGGCGGGTGGGGGGACCCCCAGGCGTTTCTCCATGTCAGCCACGTCGGGCCCGGTCCCCAATCCCAAGACCACGAACTCATCGCCGCCCCAGCGGGCCAGGACGTCCGACTCGCGAAACATCAGGCGCAGGGAGTTCGCTACGGCCAGCAGGACATTGTCACCCTGATCATGTCCGAGGCGGTCATTCACGTCTTTCAGGCCATCTACGTCGATGAACGTGCAACACACGGGCTCGCGCGTCCGTCGGCCAAGGGCCAACATCTCATCGCCCACGACCAGCAACCCGCGACGATTGAACAAACCGGTGAGCACGTCATGCACCGCTTCGGCCTCGGCCTGTGCTAATGCTCCGGCGAGCGCCAGCAAGGCTCTGGCCCGCATGACGTTGATCGCGACCGCGATGAGCGTGGCGGCCAGCATGGCAATCAGCCAACTTCCGAGGTCGGCAAGATTGGGGACCCACGCGATCACCGCCAGCCACATGGTCCACAGCCCAACCTGGACCCCCACGACCCATCCCGGACGGCGCAGGACGGCCCCCGCGACGACCACGAGGAGCTGCAGGTACATGGTTGGGGCCAGCGATCCGGTCGCGGCCATCGAGAACACCAGACTGACGGCTGACCCCAGGATCGCCCCGGCGGCAACGGCGTGGGCTCGTTCGAGCTGGACGTTGCGGCGCGACAAGACAATGGCCGCCAATAGGGCGATCATCCCGCAAACGATTCCGAGGCCGGCGCTCACGAAACCCAGGAACGAGCCGACCGGTCGCGGGCTCACAAGCGCCGACAGGACGAGCAGCAATCCGAGTGCCCCCATCAGCAGGGGCAGAGCCGACATGGTCGACACGTCGCCGCGTTCCGTCGCGAGGTCAGCGGAACCCTGCGGCTCGAGCGCGGCCAGCGACGCGACCTCCAGGTCCGCGCCGGTCAAATCCGGCTCCATTAGGTCCATAGGTCCACCCCCCGGCTTGCCGCCCAACATGGCTTCTACTCGACTCCTACCTGCAATTCAACCTACTCCCAGATCCGAGCGAGCACCGGGTCCGACATGGCCGACGTTTCACGCCAGGAACGGGGCCGTGATCTTCAGTGTCGGAGTCAGATCACTGAGCTGGGTCCTTCGTCCCCCGAATCCTCTGCCGCCGTCGACGGCTGTACATGTCCTGATCGGCTCTGCCGAGGATCTCGTCGAAAGTCTCGTCCTTCCACGGCATGTGGATTGCCCGTCCCACTGACACAGTCGTCTTCCATACCCCGGACGCGGCCAGTTCGGTGCTCGCAAGGCGAGTGACCAGGCGCTTCTCGGTGTCGGCCACATATGACCCAGGCCCGAGCCCGAGGACCACGAACTCGTCCCCACCCCAGCGAGCCAGGACATCCGATTCGCGCGATACCGAGCGCAAGGACTCCGCCACAGCCCTGAGGACTTCATCCCCACAATCGTGCCCGAGGCGGTCATTCACGATCTTGAGCGAATCGACGTCGACAAATGTGCAGGAAACCGGCTCACGATTCCGCCTGGCTAGGGCCAGCATCTCCTCGCCCACGACCTGAAGGCCCCGCCTGTTGAACAGGCCCGTGAGGACGTCATGAACGGCCTGCGTCTCGGCCTGTTCCAGCGCGCAGTTCAGCGCCTTCGACGCCTTGAACCTCATCGTGTTGATGGCCACCGCGATAACGGTGGCGGACATCATCGCCAGCAGCCAACTTCCCAGATGGGGGTCAGCGGGAACCCATGCCACTGCGATAAGCCACGTGACCCACAAGCCCACCTCCACGAGAGCCATTGCCGCGAATGTGCCCAGTGCTCCACCCGCGACCACCACGAGCAGCTCGGTGAACATCGTCTGGTCGAGGTCTCCGCCAACCGCGATGGCCAAATCTAGGCACAACCCAGACCCGACAATCACGACCGCCGCGACGACTGGGGCGCGCCCCTGCCGCACGTCGTGGTGCACGAGCGCCCACGCAGCGAGCAGCAGCGCGATCCCGCCTGTGGCGCAAAGCCCGGTGCATAGGATCTTGGGAAGCGTGTCAATCGCGTGCGGCCTGAGAAGGGACGACAGGACTAGCAGCAACCCTATGGAGCCAACCAGCAGCCAAAGTGGCGATCCCTGGCCGCGTGGCGCGAGTCCCGTTCCACGTCGGTCACGACGCCACCTCCCCCGGCCCAAGAACCTCCCGGACGAACCGCCCTCTCGTTTCCTATGGGCCTGAATCTCACGCTACGCCTGGACGGGCGTTGCCATCACCCCCATCGAGCGTGAGCTCGCGCACTTGCGCGCGCGAGCTAGGAATCGACAGCTTATCCTCGCAATTCGCGGAATGATATTCCGTGATTGCACACATGATTGAGCGCCGTCTCTTCCCCGTCGTGCAGCAGCGCCTGAGTGAGGTCCCTGCTGTGGTGCTGCTCGGCCCGCGCCAGGTGGGCAAGACGACGCTGGCCCTTGCCCTGGGCAAGGAGCGCGACGCGCTCTATCTGGATCTGGAATCGGAGCAGGACTGCGCCAAGCTCGCTGAACCGGAACTCTACCTGGCAGACCATCTGGGGAAGCTGGTCATCCTCGACGAGATCCATCGCGCGCCCGGTCTCTTCCCCGTGCTGCGCGGGCTCATCGACCAGGCCCGCCGCGACGGGAAGGACCATGGGCTCTACCTGCTCCTGGGTTCGGCCTCGCTCGACCTGCTCAAGCAATCGGGGGAGACCCTTGCCGGACGGGTGAGTTGCGTCGAACTCGATCCCTTCGACGCCCTGGAGACCGGCGGGACGCCAGCTGACCGGGACCGCCTCTGGCTCCGCGGTGGTTTTCCGGAGAGTTATCTGGCGCCGAGCAACGCCCGAAGTCTGCGCTGGCGCCAGGACTTCATCCGCTCCTATCTGGAACGCGACATCCCCCAGTTCGGCCGGCGCATCGCCGCTGCCACACTGCGCCGTTTCTGGACGATGCTGGCCCACCACCAAGGCGGCGTGCTCAACGTCGCCCAACTGGCCCGCAACCTGGGAGTAGACGCCAAGACTGCCGCTGCCTACATCGACCTCCTGGCCGACCTGCTTCTGGTGCGTCGACTCCCCTCCTGGCATGCCAACATTGGGAAGCGGCTGGTGAAGTCGCCGAAGGTGTATGTGCGCGACAGCGGCCTAGTCCATGCCCTGCTGGCCATCGGTGACAAGGAGACCCTGCTGTCGCATCCGGTCGTGGGTGCGAGCTGGGAGGGCTTCATCGTCGAACAGCTACTGGCCGTCGCCCCCGAGGGTGTGCAAGGACATTTCTACCGGACGAGCGGTGGGGCGGAGATCGACCTGGTGCTGAGCTTCCCCGACGGCGGCCTGTGGGCCGTGGAGATCAAGCGCAGTCTCTCTCCGCGCCCCGAGAAGGGCTTCCATTCCGCCTGCGCCGACCTCGACCCATCGCGCCGGTTCGTGATCTACCCCGGAGACGACACGTTCCCTGTGGGGAACGGCGTCGAGGTCGTTGCCCTGCCGGAGCTCGCGCGCATGCTCGCCGGGACGTCACAATGACGCATCACCTCAAGCCCTACCCCGCGATGAAGGACTTGGACGTGGCGGCGGTCAGGACTGGTGAACTGATGCAGGAACCCAAGAGGTTTCGGTTCGCTGATGCCCCCTCACGTGAAAGGCGGGTCTTAAGAGAAAGCGACACCATCGTTTCCCCGGTGCGCACTTCAGCGACAACGAGAGCTTCCGCCGCTGGCTCGCGGACACCATCTTCAGCGCTACATATGACCCGGCCGTGTAGTCGAGTTCGCCGAAGCACCCGGCATCCCTCTACAGGATGTCGTCAGACGCCTGCCGGAGGTTGACCGCAACAACGATTCCAGTGTCGGGCTCTGGACCCACCCGCGGAGGCGAGCAGCGCCTGAGCGAGATCGACACGAGACGGCGCTCGTTGTACTACTGGTTCCTCTGTCCGCCGCTCATCGCACAGAACTGCGATTGAGCCAGTCAGTCCTCGAACTTGAAGGACAGCTTTACCTTGGCACGGTAGGCGCGCACCTTGCCGTCCTCGATCTGCAAGTCCATCTCGGCCACCTCGGCGATCCGCAGCCCGCGCAGGTTCTGGGACGCCTTCGCGACTGCTGCGCCAGCCGCCTTCTCCCAGGACTCTTCGCTGGTCCCCACCAATTCCACGATCTTGTATACGCTCTCGGCCACGACGTGCCTCCTCAATCGTTAGGTGCTGTTCGATGCTACAGCCACTCCGCTCGGGAAGGGGGGCGTCAACCATCGGCCCAACCTGACCCTTCGTGCAGAGGCCGGGGGGCCCATCCGGACACCCCGAAGCTGCCGGGGAATCAGCGCTCCCGCTCCGAGCTGCCCTGGTCCTCGACCACAGCCCCCGAACTTTCCCCGAGAATGTGACCATAAATGTGACCATGATCTTCGAACGCGCTCGCTCGGCGGCCCCGTCCGCAGCCTCAATGTGCCTCTGACTAGGTGATTCTCCGAGTGGAGCTGAGGGGACTCGAACCCCTGACCCCTTGCATGCCATGCAAGTGCGCTACCAGCTGCGCCACAGCCCCTTGTCGCCGCACAAAGGATAGCGCCGAGCGACCGCAACTCCTCAATCGCCCGAGGACGGTCCACGGTTGTACGCGGTCATCTGCCACGGGCGTTCGGGGGCTCCATTGGCCAGAACCGCCCACCCGCAGTTGTCCAACACCCGCAGGGATCGCCACGTCGACGCGGGGAGCCCCAGGAGGACCCCTATGGCGGCCCTAGCAGCGCCGCCGTGTGTGACGGCGAGCAAGGTTCCCCCCGGCGGAACATCCTTCAGGTACCTCAGCAAGGCCCGGGCTGCTCGCTCCCCGACCTCGGGGAGGGATTCGCCTCCCCCTGGGCGCGAGTCGGGGTCGGTCACCCAAGCAGCGAAGCCATCCGGGTCGACCTCCCTGATCCTGCTAAGAGCCAGCCCCTCCCATGCTCCCCCGTTGACTTCTCGCAGCGCGGAATCTGACACGACCGGCAGACCTGTCGCGGCGGACATCTCACCCGCTGTCTCCGCTGCGCGCGCTAGATCGCTGCAGACAAGCAGGTCGGGTCGCTCCACCGCCAGAGCAGACGCCGCCGCCCTGGCCTGCTCCCGGCCAACCTCGTCCAGCGGTACGTCTTGATGCCCCTGGAACCGAGTGGCATCGTTCCATTCGGTGCGGCCATGCCGGAGCAGGATGATCCGACGCACGTCAAACGGCCGCCGCAGCCACGTCGAGCGCCGGGCAGTCCCGCCACAGTCGCTCAAGGCCATAGAGTTCGCGTTCCTCGCGGAGCTGGACGTGCGCGACAATATCTCCGAAATCCAGCAGAACCCATCGGCCCTCCTGCTGACCCTCA
Proteins encoded in this window:
- a CDS encoding GGDEF domain-containing protein; its protein translation is MDLMEPDLTGADLEVASLAALEPQGSADLATERGDVSTMSALPLLMGALGLLLVLSALVSPRPVGSFLGFVSAGLGIVCGMIALLAAIVLSRRNVQLERAHAVAAGAILGSAVSLVFSMAATGSLAPTMYLQLLVVVAGAVLRRPGWVVGVQVGLWTMWLAVIAWVPNLADLGSWLIAMLAATLIAVAINVMRARALLALAGALAQAEAEAVHDVLTGLFNRRGLLVVGDEMLALGRRTREPVCCTFIDVDGLKDVNDRLGHDQGDNVLLAVANSLRLMFRESDVLARWGGDEFVVLGLGTGPDVADMEKRLGVPPPAAARWEGGILSLADNRLAGSGLWHPFVSAGQVVHMPWHDETLDQLLERADQDMYCRRRSRRAKQCADPVP
- a CDS encoding GGDEF domain-containing protein, with amino-acid sequence MLLVLSSLLRPHAIDTLPKILCTGLCATGGIALLLAAWALVHHDVRQGRAPVVAAVVIVGSGLCLDLAIAVGGDLDQTMFTELLVVVAGGALGTFAAMALVEVGLWVTWLIAVAWVPADPHLGSWLLAMMSATVIAVAINTMRFKASKALNCALEQAETQAVHDVLTGLFNRRGLQVVGEEMLALARRNREPVSCTFVDVDSLKIVNDRLGHDCGDEVLRAVAESLRSVSRESDVLARWGGDEFVVLGLGPGSYVADTEKRLVTRLASTELAASGVWKTTVSVGRAIHMPWKDETFDEILGRADQDMYSRRRRQRIRGTKDPAQ
- a CDS encoding ATP-binding protein → MIERRLFPVVQQRLSEVPAVVLLGPRQVGKTTLALALGKERDALYLDLESEQDCAKLAEPELYLADHLGKLVILDEIHRAPGLFPVLRGLIDQARRDGKDHGLYLLLGSASLDLLKQSGETLAGRVSCVELDPFDALETGGTPADRDRLWLRGGFPESYLAPSNARSLRWRQDFIRSYLERDIPQFGRRIAAATLRRFWTMLAHHQGGVLNVAQLARNLGVDAKTAAAYIDLLADLLLVRRLPSWHANIGKRLVKSPKVYVRDSGLVHALLAIGDKETLLSHPVVGASWEGFIVEQLLAVAPEGVQGHFYRTSGGAEIDLVLSFPDGGLWAVEIKRSLSPRPEKGFHSACADLDPSRRFVIYPGDDTFPVGNGVEVVALPELARMLAGTSQ
- a CDS encoding dodecin family protein → MAESVYKIVELVGTSEESWEKAAGAAVAKASQNLRGLRIAEVAEMDLQIEDGKVRAYRAKVKLSFKFED
- a CDS encoding histidine phosphatase family protein — protein: MSDCGGTARRSTWLRRPFDVRRIILLRHGRTEWNDATRFQGHQDVPLDEVGREQARAAASALAVERPDLLVCSDLARAAETAGEMSAATGLPVVSDSALREVNGGAWEGLALSRIREVDPDGFAAWVTDPDSRPGGGESLPEVGERAARALLRYLKDVPPGGTLLAVTHGGAARAAIGVLLGLPASTWRSLRVLDNCGWAVLANGAPERPWQMTAYNRGPSSGD